Proteins encoded by one window of Arachis hypogaea cultivar Tifrunner chromosome 1, arahy.Tifrunner.gnm2.J5K5, whole genome shotgun sequence:
- the LOC112707780 gene encoding chaperone protein dnaJ 49 yields the protein MDGNKDDALKCLKIGKQALESGDRNRALKFLTKARRLDPTLPVDDLLSATEGTAAAESNPNSRFETPAPTPEVRSSASSPKSFSNDQPSIRRRVSAAEPSSSSSSVSYTEEQVTVVREIRRKKNYYEILGLEKSCTVDDVRKAYRKLSLKVHPDKNKAPGSEEAFKSVSKAFQCLSNDENRRKYDLAGEDESLFEQRAAARPGPRAYRHGYYEADFDAEEIFRNFFFGGMAPTTQFGGFSFGPGMGPRPADNGSGGGFNIRALIQLLPVLLILLLNFLPSSDPVYSLSRSYPYEFRYITPKGVHYYVKTTKFNEEYPIGSTERATIEERVEREYFSILRQNCRLEVQRRQWGYIQETPHCEMLRKFDSVN from the coding sequence ATGGATGGGAACAAGGACGACGCGCTCAAATGCTTGAAAATTGGGAAACAGGCTTTAGAATCTGGGGATCGAAACCGCGCCTTGAAGTTCCTTACCAAGGCTCGCCGCCTCGACCCAACGCTTCCCGTCGACGACCTTTTGTCGGCTACAGAAGGCACTGCGGCGGCCGAGTCAAACCCTAATTCACGATTCGAAACGCCAGCGCCAACCCCCGAGGTGCGTTCCAGCGCGTCGTCGCCAAAATCGTTCTCAAACGATCAACCCTCAATCCGACGAAGGGTTTCGGCAGCTGAACCCTCTTCGTCTTCATCATCGGTATCATACACGGAGGAGCAAGTCACCGTGGTTAGAGAGATTCGGAGGAAGAAGAACTATTATGAGATTCTAGGGTTGGAGAAGAGTTGCACTGTGGATGACGTGCGAAAAGCCTACAGAAAACTCTCCCTGAAGGTTCATCCTGATAAGAACAAAGCTCCGGGCTCTGAAGAAGCCTTCAAGTCCGTTTCAAAGGCGTTTCAGTGTCTCAGCAATGATGAGAATAGAAGAAAGTATGATCTTGCCGGAGAAGATGAGTCCCTCTTTGAGCAGCGGGCCGCTGCCAGGCCGGGCCCCAGGGCCTATCGCCATGGGTACTATGAGGCTGATTTTGATGCTGAGGAGATTTTCAGGAACTTCTTCTTTGGTGGGATGGCTCCTACAACCCAATTTGGTGGGTTCAGTTTTGGGCCTGGGATGGGTCCTAGGCCGGCGGATAATGGCTCCGGTGGTGGCTTCAACATTCGAGCTTTGATTCAGCTGCTCCCTGTTCTGCTGATTCTGCTGttgaatttcttgccttcttcgGATCCTGTGTATTCTCTTTCAAGGTCTTATCCTTATGAATTTCGGTACATTACCCCGAAGGGTGTTCACTACTATGTTAAGACAACCAAGTTCAATGAGGAGTATCCTATAGGTAGCACGGAACGGGCTACAATTGAAGAAAGGGTTGAGAGGGAATACTTCAGCATTCTTCGGCAGAATTGTCGTCTCGAGGTGCAGCGTCGCCAATGGGGGTATATCCAGGAAACGCCACACTGTGAGATGCTCCGGAAGTTTGATTCCGTGAATTGA
- the LOC112769013 gene encoding DEAD-box ATP-dependent RNA helicase 52, whose protein sequence is MERRRNPTSYPQNNAFSSYPFSDNAYSTSSAPAPRGKGRAGYSTAPSGARERGRRSSCQQHEPSSNWNNRFPIHISQDFNHLDLNAEDDTTSGAGGGINFDAYESVPVEVSGDEVPLPVESFVETDFHQVLKTNIERCKYVKPTPIQRHAIPIASAGRDLMACAQTGSGKTAAFCFPIISVILKNRRPGFTSVVRDRGGTVSYPTALILSPTRELSCQIHDEAKKFAHQTGVKVVVAYGGAAITQQLRNLEKGVDILVATPGRLVDIIERGRVSLTRIKILALDEADRMLDMGFEQQIRKIVEQMDMPPPGVRQTMLFSATFPDDIQKLASDFLSNYIFLSVGRVGSSTELIVQKVEYVEDNEKINHLVDLLHGQNARGANGKPALTLVFVETKRGADILESTLTRKGFRAIAIHGDKVQMERERALRSFKKGATPIMVATDVASRGLDIPHVAHVINYDLPRNIDDYVHRIGRTGRAGKSGFATGFFSYKNNHLAKPLVDLLQEAKQEIPSWLSQYAGESSPYDGTGGSHPSQQYGGRDFRNVTEPEVENYDNHSTTFGDSYNADYTFDIKDSNEYADSSSYEMANSVPPATSCHYTYANTDLYGGGNVEDGPGGYASIVATGWD, encoded by the exons ATGGAACGGCGTCGAAATCCCACTAGCTACCCTCAAAACAATGCTTTCTCTTCTTATCCCTTCTCCGATAATGCATACAGCACTTCTTCTGCCCCCGCGCCACGTGGCAAGGGTCGTGCCGGTTACTCAACCGCCCCTTCCGGTGCTCGGGAACGTGGCCGCCGCTCTTCCTGTCAACAACACGAACCTTCCTCCAACTGGAATAACCGCTTTCCCATCCACATTTCCCAAGACTTCAACCACCTTGACCTGAACGCTGAAGACGACACCACCTCCGGCGCCGGCGGGGGAATCAACTTCGACGCGTACGAATCTGTACCGGTGGAGGTTAGCGGCGACGAAGTTCCCCTGCCGGTGGAATCGTTCGTGGAAACCGATTTCCACCAAGTTCTGAAGACGAACATCGAGCGGTGCAAGTACGTGAAGCCTACGCCGATTCAGCGACACGCCATTCCCATTGCTTCCGCCGGCCGTGACTTGATGGCGTGCGCGCAGACTGGGTCCGGTAAAACGGCGGCGTTTTGCTTCCCGATCATTTCTGTTATTCTTAAGAATCGTCGTCCGGGGTTTACTTCTGTGGTTCGTGATCGTGGCGGCACTGTTTCATATCCAACGGCACTTATTCTTTCTCCTACTAGAGAATTATCCTGCCAG ATACATGATGAAGCGAAGAAGTTTGCTCATCAAACTGGAGTGAAGGTTGTTGTTGCTTATGGTGGAGCTGCAATAACTCAGCAG CTGCGGAATTTAGAGAAGGGTGTTGATATACTTGTTGCTACTCCTGGGAGGTTGGTGGATATCATTGAAAGAGGGAGGGTTTCTTTGACAAGGATAAAGATTCTTGCTTTGGATGAGGCTGATCGAATGTTGGACATGGGATTTGAGCAGCAGATACGCAAGATTGTTGAGCAGATGGACATGCCTCCACCTGGTGTTAGGCAAACTATGCTTTTCAGCGCTACATTCCCTGATGATATTCAG AAGCTTGCATCTGACTTTCTATCAAACTACATATTCCTATCTGTTGGAAGGGTTGGTTCTAGCACTGAATTGATTGTGCAGAAAGTTGAATATGTTGAGGATAATGAAAAGATTAACCATCTAGTGGATCTACTCCATGGTCAAAATGCACGTGGCGCCAACGGGAAG CCTGCTTTGACTCTTGTATTTGTTGAAACAAAGAGGGGAGCGGATATTTTAGAATCTACCTTGACGAGAAAAGGGTTTCGTGCTATTGCAATACATGGTGACAAAGTTCAAATG GAAAGGGAACGAGCTTTAAGATCCTTCAAAAAAGGTGCGACTCCTATCATGGTGGCGACAGATGTTGCTTCCAGAGGTTTGGATATCCCGCATGTGGCCCATGTCATCAATTATGATTTGCCAAGAAACATTGATGACTATGTTCATAGAATTGGCAGAACTGGCCGTGCTGGCAAATCTGGTTTTGCCACTGGCTTCTTCAGCTACAAGAACAATCATCTTGCAAAGCCTCTTGTTGACCTCTTGCAGGAAGCAAAGCAAGAAATTCCTTCTTGGCTGAGCCAATATGCTGGTGAGTCTTCACCATATGATGGCACTGGTGGTAGCCATCCATCTCAGCAGTATGGTGGCCGTGACTTCCGAAATGTTACTGAACCTGAAGTGGAGAATTATGACAACCACTCCACTACTTTTGGCGATTCATATAATGCTGATTATACATTTGACATAAAAGACTCCAATGAATATGCTGATTCGTCATCTTATGAGATGGCAAATTCAGTTCCTCCTGCTACCAGTTGTCATTATACTTATGCCAATACTGACTTGTATGGAGGTGGCAACGTTGAAGATGGTCCTGGAGGTTATGCATCGATTGTTGCAACTGGATGGGACTAG
- the LOC112707774 gene encoding uncharacterized protein: MTGEAVNPKAYPLADAQLTITILDLVQQAANYKQLKKGANEATKTLNRGISEFVVMAADTEPLEILLHLPLLAEDKNVPYVFVPSKQALGRACGVTRPVIACSVTTNEGSQLKSQIQQLKDAIEKLLI; the protein is encoded by the exons ATG ACAGGAGAAGCTGTGAACCCAAAAGCTTACCCTTTGGCAGATGCTCAACTCACCATAACCATACTCGATCTTGTTCAGCAAGCTGCCAACTACAAACAGCTCAAAAAGGGTGCTAATgaag CCACTAAGACCCTGAACAGGGGTATTTCGGAGTTTGTTGTTATGGCGGCTGATACTGAGCCGCTTGAGATTCTCCTCCACCTTCCTCTTCTTGCTGAGGATAAG AACGTTCCCTATGTCTTTGTCCCATCAAAACAAGCACTTGGGCGAGCTTGTGGTGTCACCCGGCCAGTGATTGCATGTTCTGTGACAACAAATGAAGGAAGTCAGTTGAAATCACAGATACAGCAACTAAAG GATGCTATTGAGAAGCTGTTGATCTAA
- the LOC112707794 gene encoding adenine nucleotide transporter BT1, chloroplastic/mitochondrial yields the protein MGRVQGVEYGCRDVVIRRIKLEWVSHGDNVHVHPTGLFASVGQAGFGFGISPNPPPARDNAAKLPLANSSMKNVLIPDEFGFQTTTRFKGFLLSDEHEEAALEVDEEGLMMNKKRKKGFKLKFKIGNPSLRRLISGAIAGAVSRTAVAPLETIRTHLMVGSCGRSSVQVFQSIMEVDGWKGLFRGNFANVIRVAPSKAIELFAYDTIKKQLSPKPGEQPKIPIPASLISGAVAGVSSTLCTYPLELLKTRLTVQRGVYKNLLDAFLRIVREEGPAELYRGLTPSLIGVIPYAATNYLAYDTLRKAYKKALNKEEIGNVMTLLIGSAAGAFSSTATFPLEVARKHMQAGAINGRQYSNMLHALMSILEKEGVAGLYRGLGPSCFKLVPAAGISFMCYEACKRILVENEES from the exons ATGGGAAGGGTGCAAGGTGTTGAATATGGCTGCAGAGATGTAGTAATACGCAGAATAAAGTTAGAATGGGTATCACATGGGGATAACGTTCATGTTCATCCAACTGGCCTATTTGCAAGTGTTGGTCAAGCAGGATTTGGCTTTGGTATTTCACCAAATCCACCACCTGCTCGAGACAATGCCGCAAAACTCCCCTTGGCTAATTCTTCCATGAAGAACGTGTTGATACCTGATGAGTTTGGTTTTCAAACTACAACAAGGTTTAAAGGATTTTTGTTGAGTGATGAGCATGAAGAAGCTGCACTTGAAGTTGATGAGGAAGGCCTTATGATGaataagaaaaggaagaaggggTTTAAGCTGAAGTTTAAGATTGGGAATCCATCTTTGAGGAGGTTGATAAGTGGGGCTATTGCAGGTGCAGTGTCAAGGACTGCGGTGGCGCCGCTGGAGACCATAAGAACACATTTGATGGTGGGGAGCTGCGGACGTAGCTCCGTTCAAGTGTTTCAGTCTATCATGGAAGTTGATGGATGGAAAGGCTTGTTCAGAGGAAATTTTGCTAATGTCATCCGTGTTGCTCCAAGCAAGGCCATTGAG CTGTTTGCTTATGATACAATCAAGAAGCAATTGTCTCCTAAACCTGGAGAGCAACCGAAAATCCCTATTCCTGCCTCATTAATTTCAGGAGCTGTTGCTGGAGTTAGCTCTACCTTATGTACCTACCCTCTTGAGCTACTCAAAACTCGTCTAACTGTCCAG AGAGGGGTGTACAAGAACTTGCTTGACGCATTCCTGAGAATTGTTCGAGAAGAAGGTCCTGCAGAGCTTTATAGAGGCCTCACCCCAAGCCTAATTGGTGTAATCCCTTATGCTGCTACAAACTATCTTGCCTATGATACACTGAGAAAAGCTTACAAGAAAGCTTTGAATAAGGAAGAAATTGGGAATGTGATGACCCTCTTAATTGGATCTGCTGCTGGTGCATTCTCAAGCACTGCAACATTTCCACTTGAGGTTGCTCGTAAGCATATGCAAGCTGGGGCTATAAATGGAAGGCAATACAGTAACATGCTTCATGCCCTCATGAGTATACTCGAGAAGGAAGGGGTTGCAGGGTTGTATAGAGGTTTGGGACCAAGCTGCTTCAAGCTAGTTCCTGCTGCAGGGATTTCTTTCATGTGCTATGAAGCTTGCAAGAGAATACTTGTTGAAAATGAAGAGAGTTAG